In one window of Astyanax mexicanus isolate ESR-SI-001 chromosome 18, AstMex3_surface, whole genome shotgun sequence DNA:
- the LOC103027482 gene encoding GTPase IMAP family member 4, which yields MEPEGPPAYDEIGKHFPPEREGLDVPVLILVLLGRRNVGKTVTGNTILGSKKFETGVKTTRTVKKLGWVDGVRVAVVDTPGWSVFGLVSAEQVRGELLRSDMLSSFGRRTFLLVIPVDEFSSRECQAVEENLRILGSDVWKHTMVLFSYGDELRGRSIEEHIKKSGRSLQKILHMCDYRYHVFNNKLTDSYYQVSQLIQTVRKM from the exons ATGGAGCCTGAAGGTCCACCAGCGTACG ATGAGATAGGAAAGCATTTCCCTCCTGAACGTGAAGGTCTGGATGTTCCTGTACTGATCCTGGTGCTGCTGGGCAGGAGGAATGTTGGGAAGACCGTGACAGGGAATACCATCCTTGGCAGTAAGAAGTTTGAGACTGGGGTGAAGACGACTCGGACAGTGAAGAAGCTGGGCTGGGTGGATGGAGTGAGGGTGGCAGTGGTGGACACCCCTGGCTGGAGTGTGTTCGGTTTAGTCAGTGCAGAGCAGGTGAGGGGTGAGCTCCTCCGCAGTGACATGCTGAGCTCCTTTGGTCGCCGGACCTTCCTGCTGGTCATCCCAGTGGACGAGTTCAGCAGCAGAGAGTGTCAGGCTGTGGAGGAGAACCTGAGGATCCTGGGATCTGATGTGTGGAAGCACACCATGGTGCTCTTCTCTTATGGTGATGAGCTGAGAGGAAGAAGCATTGAAGAGCATATTAAAAAGAGTGGGAGGTCTCTGCAGAAGATTCTGCATATGTGTGACTACAGATACCACGTATTTAACAATAAACTGACTGACAGCTACTACCAGGTCAGTCAGCTGATTCAGACTGTGAGGAAAATGTGA